The proteins below come from a single Miscanthus floridulus cultivar M001 chromosome 1, ASM1932011v1, whole genome shotgun sequence genomic window:
- the LOC136516106 gene encoding jasmonate-induced oxygenase 2-like encodes MGSLTMDQAFVQAPEHRPKPTMTEATGIPLIDLSPLIADGGDAATVDALAAEVGAASRDWGFFVVVGHGVPAGTVARVTAAQRAFFALPPERKAAVRRSEAGPLGYYESEHTKNVRDWKEVFDLVPREPPPPAAVADGELVFQNKWPQDLPGFRRALEEYAKAMEELAFKLLELIARSLKLRPDRLHGFFKDQTTFIRLNHYPPCPSPDLALGVGRHKDGGALTILYQDDVGGLDVRRRSDGEWVRVRPVTDSFIINVGDLIQVWSNDRYESAEHRVSVNSARERFSLPYFFNPASYTMVEPVEELVSEDDPSRYNPYNWGEFFSTRKNSNFKKLNVENIQIAHFKKSLVLA; translated from the exons ATGGGCAGCCTCACCATGGACCAGGCCTTCGTGCAGGCCCCCGAGCACCGCCCGAAGCCCACCATGACTGAGGCCACCGGCATCCCTCTCATCGACCTCTCGCCTCTCATCGCCGATGGCGGCGACGCGGCCACGGTGGACGCGCTGGCCGCCGAGGTGGGCGCGGCGAGCCGGGACTGGGGCTTCTTCGTGGTGGTGGGCCACGGCGTGCCCGCGGGGACCGTGGCGCGCGTGACGGCGGCGCAGCGCGCCTTCTTCGCGCTGCCGCCGGAGCGGAAGGCCGCCGTGCGGAGGAGCGAGGCGGGGCCGCTTGGGTACTACGAGTCGGAGCACACCAAGAACGTGAGGGACTGGAAGGAGGTGTTCGACCTCGTCCCtcgcgagccgccgccgccggccgccgtggCCGACGGCGAGCTTGTGTTCCAGAACAAGTGGCCCCAGGATCTGCCGGGCTTCAGGAGA GCGCTGGAGGAGTACGCGAAGGCGATGGAGGAGCTGGCGTTCAAGCTGCTGGAGCTGATCGCCCGGAGCCTGAAGCTGAGGCCCGACCGGCTGCACGGCTTCTTCAAGGACCAGACCACCTTCATCCGGCTGAACCACTACCCTCCGTGCCCGAGCCCCGACCTGGCCCTCGGCGTGGGGCGGCACAAGGACGGCGGCGCCCTGACCATCCTGTACCAGGACGACGTCGGCGGGCTGGACGTCCGGCGGCGCTCCGACGGCGAGTGGGTCCGCGTCAGGCCCGTGACAGACTCGTTCATCATCAACGTCGGCGACCTCATCCAGGTGTGGAGCAACGACAGGTACGAGAGCGCGGAGCACCGGGTGTCGGTGAACTCGGCGAGGGAGAGGTTCTCCTTGCCCTACTTCTTCAACCCGGCGAGCTACACCATGGTGGAGCCCGTGGAGGAGCTGGTGAGCGAGGACGACCCGTCCAGGTACAACCCCTACAATTGGGGCGAATTCTTCAGCACCAGGAAGAACAGCAACTTCAAGAAGCTCAACGTGGAGAACATCCAGATCGCGCATTTCAAGAAGAGCCTCGTCCTCGCCTAG